A genomic window from Lotus japonicus ecotype B-129 chromosome 1, LjGifu_v1.2 includes:
- the LOC130729322 gene encoding uncharacterized mitochondrial protein AtMg00810-like → MAYILLYVDDIILITSTQDLRRQIMSLLASEFAMKDLGPLSYFLGIVVHRHPHGLFLNQSTYASEIIERAGMASCKPSATPVDTKQKLSTSSGTPYEDPTLYRSLAGALQYLTFTRPDISYAIQQVCLHMHAPCTDHMLALKRILRYVQGTIHFGLSLTPSPIQKLLSYTNADWGGCPDTRRSTSGYCVFLGDNLISWSSKRQPTLSRSSAEAEYRGVANVVSESCWLRNLLLELNFPLPRATLVYCDNVSVIYLSGNPVQHQRTKHIEMDIHFVREKVARGQVRVLHVPSRYQIADIFTKGLPRVLFDDFRTSLTVRDPPASTAGV, encoded by the coding sequence ATGGCATACATACtactttatgttgatgacatcatcctcaTCACTTCCACTCAGGATCTTCGACGTCAGATCATGTCTCTCTTGGCCTCTGAATTTGCGATGAAGGATCTAGGCCCTCTAAGCTATTTTCTGGGCATTGTCGTTCATCGCCATCCTCATGGCCTCTTTCTAAATCAGAGTACTTATGCCTCAGAGATTATTGAGCGTGCTGGCATGGCGTCCTGCAAACCGTCTGCCACTCCTGTTGACACCAAACAGAAGCTCAGCACCTCCTCCGGCACTCCTTATGAGGATCCCACTCTATATCGGAGTCTTGCAGGTGCATTACAGTATCTCACTTTTACTCGCCCTGATATCTCTTATGCTATTCAGCAGGTTTGCCTTCACATGCATGCTCCATGCACGGATCACATGCTTGCTCTCAAACGCATCCTGCGTTATGTTCAGGGTACTATTCATTTTGGCTTGTCTTTGACCCCATCTCCCATTCAGAAGCTCCTTTCTTACACTAATGCTGATTGGGGTGGATGCCCTGACACTCGACGTTCCACGTCTGGCTATTGTGTATTCCTTGGTGACAACCTCATCTCCTGGTCTTCTAAACGGCAGCCTACTCTCTCCCGTTCCAGTGCTGAGGCCGAGTACCGGGGTGTAGCCaatgttgtttctgaatctTGTTGGCTTCGTAATCTTCTCCTGGAGCTTAACTTTCCGCTTCCACGGGCCACTTTGGTGTATTGTGACAATGTTAGTGTCATCTATCTCTCTGGTAATCCTGTGCAGCATCAGCGTACAAAACATATTGAGATGGATATTCATTTTGTTCGGGAAAAGGTAGCACGTGGTCAGGTACGagttcttcatgttccttcccgaTACCAGATTGCAGATATCTTTACCAAAGGTCTTCCCCGTGTTCTTTTCGATGATTTTCGGACCAGTCTAACCGTCCGTGAccctcccgcttcgactgcgggggtgtga
- the LOC130734028 gene encoding benzyl alcohol O-benzoyltransferase-like, whose product MASSPASLVFTVRRCEPELVAPSQPTPHEMKLLSDIDDQEGLRFHIPVIQFYRYDPSMTGKDPVEVIRKALAKTLVFYYPLAGRLMEGPNRKLVVNCTADGVLFIEADADVTMKQFGDALQPPFPCWEELLYDVPSSSEVLNAPLLLIQVTRLKCGGFIFALRLNHTMSDAAGLVQFLNALGEIARGMDKPSILPVWHRELLNARDPPKVTCTHHEYEQVPDTKGTIIPLDDMTHRSFFFGPSEVATIRSFLPLHQRQCSKFEILTAFLWRCRTIALQPDNDEEVRILCIVNAREKFNPPLPIGYYGNVFALSPAVTSAKKLCENPLGYALELVRKAKANITQEYMHSLADLMVIKGRPHFTVVRSYLVSDVTRAGFGGVDFGWGEAVYGGPAKGGVGAIPGVASFYIAFKNAKGEEGLVIPVCLPSEAMERFTKELDNVLKNHIQPTTRGFKSSFIVSSI is encoded by the exons ATGGCGTCTTCACCTGCATCTTTGGTATTCACAGTGCGGAGGTGTGAGCCGGAGCTGGTAGCTCCATCTCAACCCACCCCTCATGAAATGAAACTGCTCTCAGATATAGATGACCAAGAAGGCCTGCGGTTCCATATTCCAGTGATACAGTTCTACCGCTATGATCCATCAATGACTGGGAAGGACCCCGTTGAGGTGATTCGAAAGGCATTGGCTAAAACACTTGTGTTTTACTATCCTCTTGCAGGTAGGCTCATGGAAGGGCCTAATCGAAAACTCGTGGTGAATTGTACCGCTGATGGTGTTTTATTCATTGAGGCAGATGCAGATGTCACCATGAAACAATTTGGTGATGCTCTTCAACCTCCCTTCCCTTGTTGGGAGGAGCTCCTTTATGATGTTCCTAGTTCCAGTGAAGTGCTTAACGCTCCATTGTTGCTTATACAA GTAACGCGGCTCAAGTGTGGAGGTTTCATTTTCGCACTCAGATTGAACCATACTATGAGTGATGCAGCTGGTTTGGTTCAATTTTTGAATGCCTTAGGTGAAATTGCTCGCGGCATGGACAAACCTTCAATTCTACCGGTGTGGCATAGAGAGCTACTAAATGCAAGGGACCCTCCAAAAGTAACTTGCACCCATCATGAATATGAACAAGTACCTGACACCAAGGGAACCATCATCCCCCTAGATGACATGACTCATCGGTCTTTCTTTTTTGGTCCCTCTGAAGTAGCTACAATTCGTAGTTTCCTTCCTCTCCATCAACGTCAATGCTCCAAATTTGAAATTCTCACTGCATTTCTTTGGCGTTGTCGCACAATAGCATTGCAACCAGACAACGATGAGGAGGTTCGCATCCTTTGCATTGTTAATGCACGTGAAAAGTTTAACCCTCCATTACCAATAGGCTACTATGGCAACGTTTTTGCACTTTCTCCTGCAGTTACAAGTGCTAAAAAGTTATGTGAAAATCCTTTAGGTTATGCATTGGAGTTAGTAAGGAAAGCAAAAGCTAATATTACTCAAGAGTATATGCATTCATTAGCAGATTTAATGGTCATTAAGGGACGACCACACTTCACTGTGGTAAGATCGTATCTTGTGTCAGATGTCACACGTGCTGGGTTTGGAGGGGTCGACTTTGGGTGGGGGGAGGCTGTTTATGGAGGGCCAGCCAAGGGAGGAGTTGGAGCCATACCCGGTGTGGCTAGCTTTTACATAGCCTTTAAAAATGCTAAAGGAGAGGAAGGTTTAGTGATACCGGTTTGTTTACCATCAGAAGCCATGGAGAGGTTCACAAAAGAGTTGGATAATGTGCTTAAGAACCATATCCAACCTACTACGCGTGGATTCAAATCCAGTTTCATTGTTTCTTCAATATAG
- the LOC130734029 gene encoding uncharacterized protein LOC130734029, which translates to MEKAREMLQPKLNQEESDAVSRLHSVPSIRTGDNACFYEFFTLTGIRVDRVQPGFITCSFKVPPRLADRNGKLASGTIATLVDVVGGAVIHEEGLPMHVSVDMSISFLSTANVGDELEITSRLLGRKGGYSGTIVVLKNKATGELIAEGRHSLFGRHKSKM; encoded by the exons ATGGAGAAGGCGAGGGAGATGCTGCAGCCGAAGCTAAACCAAGAAGAATCAGACGCTGTATCACGGCTCCACTCTGTTCCTTCCATCAGAACTGGCGACAATGCCTGCTTCTACGAGTTCTTCACCCTCACCGGCATCCGAGTTGACCGAGTCCAACCCGGCTTCATCACCTGTTCCTTCAAAGTCCCTCCTCGCCTCGCT GACAGGAATGGGAAGTTGGCTAGTGGAACAATTGCAACTCTCGTGGATGTAGTTGGAGGAGCTGTGATCCATGAAGAGGGTCTCCCCATGCATGTTTCAGTTGACATGtctatttcttttctttcaacTGCTAATGTTGGC GATGAACTAGAAATTACTTCCAGGTTGTTAGGAAGGAAAGGAGGTTATTCAGGAACAATTGTTGTCCTAAAAAATAAAGCCACAGGAGAATTGATAGCAGAAGGTCGTCATTCACTATTTGGTAGACATAAAAGCAAAATGTAA
- the LOC130729333 gene encoding putative glycine-rich cell wall structural protein 1, with the protein MGGSGNKIMEGSGSSGGRGRCYPTISVVVGTILMSAMVALVKVVGVIGRGGSDGDSGGGSSSGGVSFNSGGKIGEGGCGGDEGGGGGCYQVASWDNNNGSNGGIDGCGSDDSGGGGRGGSGRGGSNSGDGDGSSRDDGDDGGGNGRVGGGGG; encoded by the coding sequence ATGGGTGGTAGCGGCAATAAGATAATGGAGGGGTCGGGCAGTAGTGGTGGTAGAGGTCGATGTTACCCAACAATATCAGTGGTGGTGGGGACAATACTAATGTCAGCGATGGTGGCATTAGTAAAGGTGGTGGGCGTCATTGGTAGAGGTGGTAGCGACGGTGACAGTGGAGGTGGTAGTTCGAGTGGTGGTGTTAGCTTCAATAGTGGTGGCAAGATTGGTGAAGGTGGCTGTGGTGGtgatgaaggtggtggtggtggatgctACCAAGTGGCATCGTGGGACAACAACAATGGTAGCAATGGTGGTATTGATGGCTGTGGCAGCGACGATAGTGGTGGAGGTGGTCGTGGAGGCAGTGGTAGAGGTGGAAGTAACAGTGGCGATGGAGATGGCAGCAGTAGAGATGATGGCGACGATGGAGGTGGAAATGGTCGTGTTGGCGGTGGTGGAGGTTGA
- the LOC130731692 gene encoding gibberellin-regulated protein 12-like, which translates to MAKIVCGFLLMLAMTYAIQLVSAGGEGSLRPEQCPGACDYRCSATQYRKACLTYCNLCCNKCLCVPSGTYGHKEECPCYNDWKTKKGGPKCP; encoded by the exons ATGGCTAAAATTGTTTGTGGATTTCTTCTCATGCTTGCCATGACTTATGCCATTCAACTTGTTAGT GCGGGTGGTGAAGGATCACTTCGTCCTGAAC AATGTCCGGGAGCATGTGACTATCGTTGCTCTGCTACTCAATACAGGAAGGCTTGTTTGACTTATTGTAACTTGTGTTGTAATAAATGTTTATGTGTCCCATCAGGAACCTATGGCCACAAGGAAGAATGTCCATGCTACAACGATTGGAAAACCAAAAAAGGAGGACCCAAGTGCCCATAA